Proteins co-encoded in one Arachis stenosperma cultivar V10309 chromosome 7, arast.V10309.gnm1.PFL2, whole genome shotgun sequence genomic window:
- the LOC130939244 gene encoding uncharacterized protein LOC130939244 produces the protein MAEAEVAPRKRLIIKLRLPRSRTVSSEECTLKHDADTEKRGPEFMASDSCGEKRKKDQHCSTTEYSWNVVGKSHAEGCRTLSTDAQCKQKKDDDGADSRGGRKRRKLATSEVSVSTKSSVQEYHNACSRVSRTGSKVLDSKNTKKEEEEHHNACSRIPRTGSKKEEEMKVVRNEQRMDRYQKMQCWVILKRFMVGRDGWAFNKTVDPKKLGIVGNKCESVLLKPIGFEEIESKLHKFVYSGPHEFAKDMRLLFSYGFMYPQRDQIHRVARRFSESFEITWKALTEKWSTEERRRNKIFKRGRMNNKAVHQKF, from the coding sequence ATGGCAGAGGCAGAGGTTGCCCCAAGAAAGAGACTCATAATTAAGCTTCGTTTGCCGCGTTCAAGAACAGTGTCATCTGAAGAATGCACACTAAAGCATGATGCTGATACTGAAAAGCGTGGACCAGAATTTATGGCTTCTGATTCATGCGgcgagaagaggaagaaagatcAGCATTGCAGTACTACTGAATACTCGTGGAATGTAGTGGGAAAGAGCCATGCAGAAGGTTGTAGAACCTTGTCAACTGATGCACAGTGCAAACAGAAGAAGGACGATGATGGTGCTGATTCTCGCGGAGGCAGAAAGAGAAGAAAGTTGGCAACTTCTGAAGTTTCTGTTTCCACAAAATCTTCCGTGCAAGAATACCACAATGCATGTTCAAGAGTCTCAAGAACCGGTTCTAAGGTGCTTGACTCGAAGAACACgaagaaggaagaggaagaaCATCACAATGCATGTTCAAGAATCCCAAGAACCGGTTCgaagaaggaagaggagatgaaggTGGTTCGGAATGAGCAGAGAATGGATCGTTATCAAAAGATGCAGTGTTGGGTGATCTTGAAGCGCTTCATGGTTGGAAGAGACGGCTGGGCTTTCAATAAGACTGTGGATCCCAAGAAGTTAGGGATTGTTGGTAACAAATGTGAGAGTGTGTTGTTGAAGCCAATAGGGTTTGAGGAAATAGAGTCAAAGCTGCACAAATTCGTGTATTCAGGGCCTCATGAATTTGCAAAGGATATGAGGCTTTTGTTTTCTTATGGATTCATGTACCCTCAAAGGGATCAGATTCATAGAGTTGCAAGGAGATTCAGTGAGAGCTTTGAAATTACTTGGAAGGCTTTGACGGAAAAGTGGTCCACTGAAGAGAGGAGAAGGAACAAGATCTTCAAAAGGGGAAGAATGAATAATAAAGCGGTGCACCAAAAGTTTTAG
- the LOC130939131 gene encoding uncharacterized protein LOC130939131: protein MANHEDHKYAFHVSGPQNLPSLNWRNNFNSTWKDEYYKQAAISCFTRAAYALEVDRQDNKTQENALAPKWLIPFKYKLTKTLIDERDGSIFGAIFEWDRSAALEDSVLIRPLGNPKAVLALRGTLTKRHTIRRDFEDDLRFLFLESLKGSSRFKVAMDALRSLCDEYGSRNVIIAGHSLGAGFALQLGKELAREGIYVEAHLFNPPSVSLALSLENTREYAEYVWNMLKSMLVSNSKVEISNDEEKSARLQLISRIPYLSGLMDSSFWVDKFVPHLYVNENDLICSFYVDPDDSIRVKNTEKDNTNSADGEIVAKLYVVSKENQKFLEAHGLDQWWSSDAHSTRLMRRQLRSLDAASFLKVTCLLYPKSISLLRNNLQYIVCLENWTPQLSCLKDSFFSVPTEFFVVYKEKLKFLVAHGLEQWWPSDAELQQAIHNGKLTSQQLRLLYAISPKEVYRLFDPSSVLLSMSLSGIAEKAEFLWFWNSIHHMFCSSGKIQVSQIWNRFKSLFPSNTKARIANNADKILLLSGLKDYVFGTAKWVHHLYGVGEKMIYKETIDVTNAQTPEDFFIVSKEKLKFLGVHGVEQWFSSDAEFQKSIHSSKFISQQLRYLYSSSCELAHLFNPRLQDRNNAEKTSSVSSRVAKSVPVIEENMVDRESTDDPLNVQIGTKLFFAFKEKQKFHRLEQWRLKDAENGKLDVQVTNLFNPPSITLAKNLIKACGLEQCWSSDTVLRLAIHNSRFLSKFRSAQSTHGKPW from the exons ATGGCAAACCATGAAGATCACAAATATGCTTTTCATGTCTCTGGCCCTCAGAACTTGCCTTCCCTTAATTGGAGAAACAACTTCAATTCCACTTG GAAGGATGAATATTATAAACAAGCTGCCATATCCTGCTTTACACGGGCAGCTTACGCACTCGAAGTTGATAGACAAGATAACAAAACACAAGAGAATGCTTTGGCTCCAAAGTGGTTGATTCCCTTCAAGTACAAGCTCACAAAGACATTGATTGATGAAAGAGATGGATCCATTTTCGGAGCAATATTCGAATGGGATCGATCTGCAGCATTGGAAGACTCGGTGCTAATTAGGCCTCTTGGTAACCCCAAAGCTGTTTTAGCACTCAGAGGAACATTAACCAAAAGGCATACAATAAGGAGAGATTTCGAAGATGACCTTCGCTTTCTCTTCTTAGAAAGCTTGAAGGGCTCTTCTAGGTTCAAAGTAGCTATGGATGCATTAAGATCACTTTGTGATGAATATGGAAGCCGGAATGTGATTATTGCAGGACATTCCTTGGGTGCTGGATTTGCTCTTCAATTGGGAAAGGAACTAGCACGAGAAGGGATTTATGTTGAAGCACATTTGTTTAATCCACCTTCTGTTTCACTAGCCTTGAGTCTTGAAAATACTAGAGAATATGCAGAATATGTGTGGAACATGCTTAAATCTATGCTTGTGTCAAATAGCAAAGTTGAAATCAGCAATGATGAAGAGAAGAGTGCTAGATTACAATTGATCAGTAGGATACCTTATCTATCTGGCTTGATGGATTCCAGTTTTTGGGTGGACAAATTTGTTCCTCATCTGTATGTCAATGAAAATGACTTGATTTGCAGCTTTTATGTTGATCCTGATGATAGCATAAGAGTGAAGAACACCGAAAAGGACAATACAAACTCTGCGGATGGAGAAATTGTGGCGAAGTTGTATGTTGTTTCCAAAGAAAATCAGAAATTTCTTGAGGCTCATGGCCTAGATCAATGGTGGTCAAGTGATGCTCATAGTACTAGACTCATGAGGAGGCAACTTAGATCTTTAGATGCTGCTTCCTTTTTAAAAGTAACATGTTTACTTTATCCGAAATCTATTTCGCTATTGAGGAATAATCTTCAGTATATTGTATGCTTGGAGAATTGGACACCTCAGTTATCTTGCTTGAAGGATTCTTTCTTTTCAGTTCCTACTGAGTTTTTTGTTGTCTACAAGGAAAAACTGAAATTTCTTGTGGCTCACGGCTTGGAACAATGGTGGCCAAGTGATGCAGAACTTCAACAGGCTATTCATAATGGCAAACTCACAAGTCAGCAACTTAGATTGTTATATGCTATCTCACCCAAGGAAGTTTATCGTTTATTCGATCCATCTTCTGTTTTGCTTTCAATGAGTCTCAGTGGTATTGCAGAAAAGGCAGAATTTCTTTGGTTTTGGAATAGTATTCATCATATGTTTTGCTCGAGTGGCAAAATTCAAGTCAGCCAAATTTGGAATAGATTCAAATCATTGTTTCCTTCAAATACAAAGGCTCGAATCGCCAACAATGCAGATAAGATTCTTCTGTTGTCTGGTTTGAAGGATTATGTTTTTGGAACAGCCAAGTGGGTTCATCATCTGTATGGTGTAGGAGAGAAAATGATTTACAAGGAGACAATTGATGTTACAAATGCTCAAACGCCAGAAGATTTCTTCATTGTCTCCAAGGAGAAACTGAAATTCCTTGGGGTTCATGGAGTTGAACAGTGGTTTTCAAGTGATGCAGAATTTCAGAAATCTATCCATAGTAGCAAATTCATAAGTCAACAACTTCGGTATCTATATTCAAGTTCTTGCGAATTAGCACATTTGTTTAATCCAAGACTTCAAGACAGGAATAATGCAGAGAAGACTTCAAGTGTAAGTTCTCGAGTGGCGAAATCAGTTCCTGTCATAGAAGAGAATATGGTTGATAGGGAGAGCACTGATGATCCTTTAAATGTGCAAATCGGGACAAAGTTGTTTTTCGCCTTCAAGGAGAAACAGAAATTTCATAGGCTGGAACAATGGAGGTTAAAGGATGCAGAGAATGGGAAACTTGATGTGCAAGTAACAAATTTGTTCAATCCACCTTCTATTACCCTGGCCAAGAATCTCATAAAGGCTTGTGGCTTAGAGCAATGCTGGTCGAGTGATACAGTTCTTCGACTCGCTATCCATAACAGCAGATTCTTGAGCAAATTTAGATCTGCACAATCAACTCATGGAAAGCCATGGTAA
- the LOC130939132 gene encoding GDSL esterase/lipase At4g10955-like, with protein MAKRSEEAHPYAFHVSGPRNLTTLNWKDLINSTWKDEKYKRTVIACFIQATYLLELDRQENRTNGNALAPNWWIPFKYKLTQTLIDERDGSIFGAIFEWDRSAARADLIVMRPSGAPRAVLALRGTLLKSPTMRRDIEDDLRFLAWENLKGSVRFKVALEVLKSVCDMHGRSNVCIAGHSLGAGFALQVGKMLAKEGIYVETHLFNPPSLSLAISLRNLGNKAEFVWNRLKSMLPLSGEAQASTEGDKTNTNTNTNTSSIASSKGWMPRLPSFGSKDSVAVGKWVPNLYINSNDYICCSYTYPDGTAVKISSKENLSKTNAQIAAKLFVVSKEKQKFLEAHGLEQWWSSDAELQQVIQNSKVISRQLRSLYHVTPSQVTLIKPV; from the exons ATGGCAAAACGCAGTGAAGAAGCTCACCCTTACGCCTTTCATGTTTCTGGCCCAAGAAATTTAACCACTCTTAACTGGAAGGACCTCATCAATTCTACTTG GAAGGATGAGAAGTACAAGCGAACCGTCATTGCCTGCTTTATACAAGCAACTTACTTGCTTGAACTTGATAGGCAGGAAAACAGAACAAATGGAAATGCTCTAGCTCCGAATTGGTGGATTCCCTTCAAGTACAAACTCACACAAACCTTGATTGATGAAAGAGATGGGTCAATTTTCGGTGCAATATTCGAATGGGATCGATCTGCAGCACGGGCTGACTTGATTGTAATGAGACCTAGTGGTGCCCCAAGAGCTGTTTTAGCACTCAGAGGAACATTACTCAAAAGCCCCACGATGCGGCGAGACATTGAAGATGACCTCCGCTTTCTTGCTTGGGAAAACTTAAAAGGCTCTGTCAGGTTTAAGGTAgctttggaggtactgaaatcgGTTTGTGACATGCATGGAAGAAGTAATGTATGTATTGCAGGGCATTCCTTGGGGGCTGGATTTGCTCTTCAAGTTGGAAAGATGCTAGCAAAAGAGGGGATTTATGTGGAGACACATTTATTCAATCCACCTTCTCTTTCACTAGCCATAAGTCTCAGAAATCTTGGCAACAAAGCGGAATTTGTTTGGAATAGGCTTAAATCTATGCTTCCTTTGAGCGGCGAAGCACAGGCAAGCACTGAAGGAGATAAGACTAATACAAACACAAACACAAACACATCGAGCATAGCTTCGTCAAAGGGTTGGATGCCTCGACTACCTAGTTTTGGTTCTAAGGATAGTGTTGCTGTCGGAAAATGGGTTCCAAATCTTTATATCAACAGCAATGACTATATATGTTGCTCTTATACTTACCCTGATGGCACGGCAGTGAAGATCAGCAGCAAGGAGAATCTCAGTAAAACAAATGCGCAAATCGCAGCGAAGTTGTTTGTTGTGTCAAAGGAAAAACAGAAATTTCTTGAGGCTCATGGATTGGAACAATGGTGGTCAAGTGATGCAGAACTTCAGCAAGTTATTCAGAATAGCAAAGTCATTAGCAGGCAACTTAGGTCTCTATACCATGTTACTCCTTCACAAGTAACACTGATAAAACCAGTGTAA
- the LOC130941821 gene encoding uncharacterized protein LOC130941821: protein MKQDSMALNITTTASLHPKPSFVTRKHNNLLKFYHPSSLIRTSAQSERTDTGVSEEDSSSGTLSSSRAQLDLLDQLTSTSSIPLNGYESDGGSRKLTIREQLAQLVGERDDDFTILLGKKNLKKVSAKFLTISQRRNIRRQNYLNEVSQRNDSVFFATIGAFVLLPPLIILGIAILTGYVQLFP, encoded by the exons ATGAAGCAAGATTCCATGGCTTTGAATATTACCACCACTGCTTCTCTTCATCCAAAACCTTCCTTTGTCACAAGAAAACATAACAACCTCCTCAAATTCtaccatccttcttctttaatcAGAACAAGTGCTCAATCAGAAAGAACTGACACTGGAGTTTCTGAGGAGGATTCTTCTTCTG GAACTTTGTCTTCTTCTCGTGCACAATTGGATCTTTTAGATCAACTTACATCTACAAGCTCAATACCTCTCAATG GATATGAGAGTGATGGCGGCTCGCGCAAGCTCACGATCCGCGAGCAGCTTGCTCAACTAGTTGGGGAAAGGGATGATGATTTCACCATACTCCTAGGCAAGAAAAACTTGAAGAAAGTGAGTGCAAAGTTCTTAACCATTTCACAAAGGAGAAATATCAGGAGACAAAACTACCTAAATGAAGTGTCTCAGAGAAATGATTCAGTATTCTTTGCAACCATAGGAGCATTTGTGCTTCTCCCACCACTTATAATACTAGGAATTGCTATATTAACCGGTTATGTACAGCTTTTTCCTTGA
- the LOC130939126 gene encoding cytochrome b561 domain-containing protein At4g18260-like: protein MGNDTQSSEWKMFIFSTKERGIRVQQKLIDLLFQASLVFIMFPLVGSEQDHKKIRGIHASNNRGHNIKKAAVLIATAGAIMSIKNFNNSFNNNHQRLGLALYGAVWLQVIVGIFRPQRGSRTRSMWFFAHWIIGTAMSLLGVINVYLGLQAYQEKTSRSITTWNILFTVQISLIVFFYLVQEKWDYIRKQGVALGNELLDLDPSLQEIGSDNKKGFKAESV from the exons ATGGGGAATGACACACAATCTTCAGAATGGAAAATGTTCATATTCTCAACAAAAGAAAGGGGAATCAGAGTTCAGCAAAAGCTCATTGATTTGCTCTTCCAAGCAAGTCTTGTGTTCATCATGTTTCCACTtgttggctcagaacaagatcaCAAGAAAATCAGAGGCATTCATGCAAGCAACAACAGAGGCCACAACATTAAG AAGGCTGCTGTACTTATTGCCACAGCAGGGGCAATCATGTCCATAAAGAATTTCAACAATTCCTTTAACAACAACCATCAAAGACTAGGGCTTGCATTATATGGTGCTGTCTGGCTCCAAGTCATAGTTGGTATTTTTAGGCCACAAAG GGGATCAAGAACAAGAAGCATGTGGTTCTTTGCACACTGGATAATTGGAACTGCAATGTCCTTATTAGGTGTTATAAATGTATATCTTGGTTTACAAGCCTACCAAGAAAAAACATCAAGAAGCATAACAACTTGGAACATTCTTTTCACTGTTCAGATATCTTTGATTGTTTTCTTCTACCTTGTTCAAGAAAAATGGGACTACATAAGAAAACAAGGAGTAGCCTTAGGCAATGAACTATTGGATTTGGATCCCTCTTTGCAAGAAATTGGTTCAGATAACAAGAAGGGATTCAAGGCAGAATCTGTTTAA
- the LOC130940321 gene encoding 60S ribosomal protein L18a — protein MVTFRFHQYQVVGRALPTEKDEHPKIYRMKLWATNEVRAKSKFWYFLRKLKKVKKSNGQVLAINEIFEKNPTKINNYGIWLRYQSRTGYHNMYKEYRDTTLNGAVEQMYNEMASRHRVRFPCIQIIKTATVPAKMCKRESTKQFHNSKIKFPLVFKKVRPPTRKLKTTYKATRPNLFM, from the exons ATGGTTACTTTCAGG TTTCACCAATACCAGGTGGTGGGTAGGGCTCTTCCCACAGAGAAAGATGAGCATCCTAAGATCTACCGCATGAAGCTTTGGGCCACCAATGAGGTTCGTGCCAAATCCAAGTTCTG GTACTTTTTGAGAAAGCTAAAGAAGGTCAAGAAGAGCAATGGGCAAGTGCTGGCCATCAATGAG ATTTTCGAGAAAAATCCTACCAAGATTAACAACTATGGAATCTGGCTCCGATATCAGAGTCGCACCGGTTATCACAATATGTACAAGGAATACCGAGACACTACCTTAAACGGTGCTGTTGAACAAATGTACAATGAGATGGCGTCCCGTCATAGGGTCAGATTTCCTTGCATCCAGATCATCAAAACGGCAACCGTCCCCGCCAAGATGTGCAAAAGGGAGAGCACCAAGCAGTTCCACAACTCTAAGATCAAGTTCCCATTGGTGTTCAAGAAGGTGAGGCCCCCAACCAGGAAGCTGAAGACAACCTACAAAGCAACCAGACCCAACCTGTTCATGTGA